A window of Mucilaginibacter paludis DSM 18603 contains these coding sequences:
- a CDS encoding alpha/beta hydrolase, with the protein MTITEETITINSKLLGRDVTCSLLMPVDYNKTEALNLLLLNDGQEVENLQLIPALQQLYNTSKIKPLLVAAIHANEDRLQEYGTASQADYKNRGSKASDYNQFILDELLPFLHQYVGIKSFGTTAFAGFSLGGLTAFDVAWHNPEVFDKVGVFSGSFWWRSKGLDEGYSDNDRIMHRLVKDTPGKPELKFWLQTGTHDETADRNQNGIIDSIDDTIDLIAALELKGYQRPADIQYVEVVGGKHDMPTWAAAMPKFLTWAFKA; encoded by the coding sequence ATGACTATCACAGAAGAGACAATAACTATAAACTCTAAATTGTTGGGGCGGGATGTAACCTGTAGTCTGCTAATGCCTGTCGATTACAATAAAACCGAGGCGCTGAACCTGTTGTTGCTAAACGATGGGCAGGAGGTTGAAAATTTGCAATTAATACCAGCCTTGCAGCAATTATACAACACATCAAAAATAAAACCGCTATTGGTTGCAGCCATACACGCTAACGAAGACCGGTTACAGGAGTATGGTACGGCAAGCCAGGCTGACTATAAAAATCGCGGCAGCAAGGCGAGCGATTATAACCAATTTATTTTAGATGAGCTTTTACCTTTTTTGCATCAATACGTAGGTATTAAAAGTTTTGGTACAACAGCTTTTGCCGGTTTTTCGTTAGGAGGACTTACCGCCTTTGATGTGGCATGGCATAACCCAGAAGTATTTGATAAGGTTGGCGTATTTTCAGGATCATTTTGGTGGAGAAGCAAAGGGCTTGACGAGGGCTATAGCGACAATGATCGTATTATGCATCGCCTTGTGAAGGATACACCCGGAAAACCGGAACTGAAATTCTGGCTGCAAACCGGCACGCACGACGAAACTGCCGACCGCAACCAAAATGGAATTATTGATTCTATAGACGACACCATCGACCTGATAGCTGCGTTGGAGCTTAAAGGCTATCAACGCCCCGCCGATATTCAATACGTTGAAGTGGTTGGAGGCAAACATGATATGCCTACCTGGGCTGCAGCCATGCCTAAGTTTTTAACCTGGGCGTTTAAAGCTTAA
- a CDS encoding esterase family protein, which yields MTEQYKRWYSRNLSRDLDMLIFGDRGYPLILFPTSMGRYYQNKDFHLIDSARWFIDNGLVKIYCIDSIDGQSWYNKNIHPADRARTHIAYDKMLNEELAPWAMHETGVNRVAVAGCSFGGYHAANFAFKHPEKVGHLFSMGGVFDIKRFTDGFYNNDIFYNNPVDFLPGDNHPDLWRMNIILGTADHDFCKDENIRLSNILKQKHINHWLDIRNGTHDWPVWRQMFPHYLSTIK from the coding sequence GTGACTGAACAATACAAACGCTGGTACTCACGCAACTTAAGCAGGGATTTGGATATGCTGATCTTTGGCGATCGTGGCTATCCGCTTATCCTGTTCCCTACCTCCATGGGGCGCTATTATCAAAACAAGGATTTTCATTTAATTGATAGTGCACGCTGGTTTATAGATAATGGCCTGGTAAAAATATACTGTATCGATTCTATCGACGGGCAGAGCTGGTACAATAAAAACATTCACCCGGCAGATAGGGCCCGCACGCATATAGCGTACGATAAAATGCTAAATGAAGAATTGGCACCATGGGCCATGCACGAAACCGGCGTTAACCGCGTGGCCGTTGCCGGATGCAGCTTTGGTGGCTATCATGCGGCAAACTTCGCCTTTAAGCATCCCGAAAAGGTTGGGCACCTGTTTTCAATGGGCGGTGTTTTTGACATTAAGCGGTTTACCGACGGCTTTTATAACAACGATATTTTTTATAATAACCCTGTTGATTTTTTGCCAGGCGATAATCACCCTGACCTGTGGCGCATGAATATCATTTTAGGTACAGCCGATCACGATTTTTGTAAGGATGAAAACATCAGGCTTTCCAATATCTTAAAGCAGAAACACATCAACCACTGGCTCGACATCCGTAACGGAACGCACGATTGGCCGGTATGGCGCCAAATGTTTCCTCATTATTTATCCACTATTAAATAA